In Deltaproteobacteria bacterium, the following are encoded in one genomic region:
- a CDS encoding ATP-dependent helicase, protein MQLTENQKRAVESVDVSTAIIAGAGSGKTEVLTQRLIYILNSGKINLNQILCVTFTEKAAHELKKRVAQYLPEESKKDLPWAAIGTFHSFCLNLLREQAPLLGFSGAIEVWDEHTARLAIHRHCRKTLLEALDNKEPEAVLLLDAFEFRETLLLLEELMQFRWHFEGTMDNGPWTMDQKQKTLHFATTYLYKKILSSYTAEKKEREVMDFQDLEMEALNLLNTNKEVLKQYQSRFKHILVDEVQDINDLQKNLIEMLFNPKENRLCMVGDPKQSIYRFRGANVTGLQSLSDKILKAGGHRIELQENFRSRPAILNWINALFENIFPANLFIPLIPTREKTTEANIHLLPIDGNKKLSNENRRKIEAERIVEYIQHLVHSGKNSYGDITLLFQALSDIRHYEKALRAAQIPYRL, encoded by the coding sequence ATGCAACTTACAGAAAATCAAAAACGGGCTGTGGAATCGGTGGATGTCTCGACCGCTATTATTGCGGGGGCCGGTTCCGGAAAAACAGAGGTGCTGACTCAGCGGCTAATTTATATTTTGAATTCGGGAAAAATAAATCTGAACCAGATTTTGTGCGTCACCTTCACCGAAAAAGCGGCTCATGAATTGAAAAAAAGGGTCGCACAATATCTCCCCGAAGAGTCGAAAAAAGATCTCCCGTGGGCCGCCATCGGAACTTTTCACAGCTTTTGTCTCAATCTGCTCCGGGAACAGGCCCCACTGCTTGGGTTCTCCGGCGCAATCGAAGTTTGGGATGAACATACCGCACGTTTGGCGATCCACAGACATTGCCGAAAAACACTTCTGGAAGCTCTCGACAATAAAGAACCGGAGGCGGTGCTACTGCTTGATGCATTTGAATTCAGGGAAACACTCCTTTTATTGGAAGAACTCATGCAGTTTCGGTGGCACTTTGAAGGGACCATGGACAATGGACCATGGACGATGGACCAGAAACAAAAAACACTGCATTTTGCGACAACATATCTTTATAAGAAAATTCTTTCATCTTACACCGCGGAAAAAAAAGAAAGAGAAGTGATGGATTTTCAGGATTTGGAAATGGAAGCACTCAATCTTCTCAACACCAACAAGGAAGTTTTAAAACAATATCAAAGCCGCTTCAAACATATTTTGGTGGATGAAGTGCAGGACATCAACGATCTCCAAAAAAATCTAATTGAGATGCTTTTTAATCCCAAAGAAAACAGGCTTTGCATGGTGGGCGACCCCAAACAATCAATCTACCGCTTTCGCGGAGCCAATGTGACAGGCCTGCAATCCTTGTCTGATAAAATTTTGAAAGCCGGGGGTCATCGCATTGAGCTTCAGGAAAACTTCCGTTCGCGGCCAGCGATTCTCAATTGGATCAACGCCCTCTTCGAAAATATCTTTCCGGCCAATCTTTTTATTCCTCTCATTCCAACAAGAGAGAAAACAACCGAAGCAAACATTCATCTGCTTCCCATTGATGGAAATAAAAAATTATCGAATGAAAACCGCCGAAAAATTGAGGCCGAGAGGATTGTGGAATATATCCAGCATCTCGTTCACTCTGGAAAAAATTCTTATGGAGATATCACGCTCCTCTTTCAGGCGTTAAGCGACATCCGCCACTACGAAAAGGCCCTGCGAGCGGCACAAATTCCCTACCGGCTCT
- a CDS encoding PD-(D/E)XK nuclease family protein has product MTILPSEKAAERKRREMFAGSDATVSLDETIFSLSHFLKTVTVTTKPILTRPLQKHFIFYCLKKYPLRYFEKLKHFPGLANAFLTTIRQLKRYNISSEHLEGLLKETGSLKEYDLLKTYERYEALKKEKGVLDEEDIYQLPIQNIPYENLVLENFFESHPALDSFVSQFKFSFKTPDIPKPDSLKQAQLFSLPSPHQETDWFLMRLQNLLEEGVAVHQIGIFMGGISKNYDPVWKKMEAMGLMEGETPFLTWREKAEGRKALFTASQINSEDASLTEWIDRFLAKTENKDIANLLEPLRFHNHALNIGKLKRQEWLEWLKENLDQPPQTKIRDSLNGLQWMEFDGGDFVPLQYLWAPQMLEGTFPSLSASPFFRDKRDRSRKEWNILCKAFPEPQDLFEKKRNIFLHQLSLAKETWLTYPRRDSFGQDLGSSPFTWDFSEAENIKEVAPLFFGRETLNQKLKIEKERLSDNLKTDAFHANFKDNPLLQQLNPQKKEHIFSPSRLETYAQCPFKYFSNRILNIPQQKEYSPQVDPEDRGTLFHNCLEKFLKEHGNLFLEARKDSTKEKELFETLGEVIEKVFHEMTSQMVYANAELYQHLKQKTLEQATLLLQNELEEARNIDSPLTPTHFEWGFGTSLENSLDIGDIHFSGRIDRIDCDDASKNFLVLDYKTGSSATTKFQDKLLNGLSLQLPIYITAAQKLLLKNYTPIGGMLISAKSGERKQGLLDSQFNKTHFLMRKGSKALLETEDMKQTIEATMEMIKNYVEKIRSGYFSAEPKDCKASCDYKDICRYPLKPFE; this is encoded by the coding sequence CTCACACGTCCCCTGCAAAAGCATTTTATTTTCTATTGCCTCAAAAAATATCCGCTCCGTTATTTTGAAAAATTGAAACATTTCCCCGGGCTTGCGAATGCTTTTTTAACCACCATCCGCCAATTGAAACGCTACAATATCTCTTCGGAACATTTGGAAGGACTTTTGAAAGAAACCGGTTCTCTCAAAGAATATGATCTCCTGAAAACTTATGAACGTTACGAAGCTCTTAAAAAAGAGAAGGGTGTTTTGGATGAGGAAGATATTTATCAACTTCCCATTCAAAATATTCCCTATGAAAATCTTGTTTTAGAAAATTTCTTTGAAAGTCATCCCGCACTTGATTCTTTTGTATCCCAATTCAAATTTAGTTTTAAAACACCGGATATCCCAAAACCGGATTCTTTAAAACAGGCGCAACTTTTTTCTCTCCCCTCTCCGCATCAAGAGACAGACTGGTTTTTGATGCGACTGCAAAATCTTTTGGAAGAAGGGGTAGCCGTTCATCAGATCGGCATTTTTATGGGGGGGATTTCCAAAAATTATGACCCGGTTTGGAAAAAAATGGAAGCGATGGGACTCATGGAGGGAGAAACTCCTTTTCTGACATGGCGCGAAAAAGCGGAAGGGCGGAAGGCTCTGTTCACTGCTTCTCAAATAAATTCTGAAGACGCCTCCCTCACCGAATGGATTGATCGATTCCTTGCCAAAACGGAAAATAAAGACATCGCCAATCTTTTAGAACCGCTTCGTTTTCATAATCATGCCCTGAACATCGGAAAATTAAAGCGACAAGAATGGCTGGAGTGGCTTAAAGAGAATCTCGATCAACCACCTCAAACAAAAATCAGAGACTCCTTAAACGGTCTTCAGTGGATGGAATTCGACGGCGGCGATTTTGTTCCACTCCAATATCTCTGGGCTCCTCAAATGCTGGAGGGGACGTTTCCCTCTTTGAGCGCTTCCCCATTTTTTCGGGATAAAAGAGACCGCAGTCGCAAAGAATGGAATATCTTGTGTAAAGCCTTTCCCGAACCTCAAGACCTTTTCGAAAAAAAGCGAAACATTTTTCTCCATCAGCTCTCTTTGGCAAAAGAGACATGGCTCACTTATCCCAGAAGGGACAGCTTTGGACAGGACTTGGGTTCCTCACCCTTTACATGGGATTTTTCAGAAGCGGAGAATATCAAAGAGGTAGCCCCTTTGTTTTTTGGGAGAGAGACTTTGAATCAGAAATTAAAAATTGAGAAAGAACGTTTGAGTGACAATTTAAAAACGGATGCGTTTCACGCCAATTTCAAAGACAACCCGCTTCTGCAACAACTGAACCCGCAAAAGAAGGAACATATTTTTAGCCCGTCGCGTCTAGAAACCTATGCCCAATGCCCTTTCAAATATTTTTCCAATCGCATTCTGAATATTCCACAACAGAAGGAATATTCCCCACAAGTGGACCCGGAAGATCGCGGCACTCTTTTTCATAATTGCCTTGAGAAATTTTTAAAAGAGCATGGAAATCTTTTTTTAGAGGCGCGAAAAGACTCAACAAAGGAAAAAGAGCTTTTTGAAACATTGGGAGAAGTTATTGAAAAAGTTTTTCATGAAATGACCTCTCAAATGGTTTATGCCAACGCGGAACTCTATCAACATTTGAAACAAAAGACGTTGGAGCAAGCAACCCTCCTTCTACAGAACGAGCTGGAAGAGGCCAGAAACATTGACTCTCCCCTCACCCCAACCCATTTTGAATGGGGATTCGGGACCTCTCTCGAAAACAGTCTCGATATCGGCGATATTCATTTCAGTGGGCGCATTGATCGTATTGACTGCGATGACGCTTCCAAAAATTTTTTGGTACTTGATTACAAAACCGGAAGCAGTGCCACAACCAAATTTCAGGACAAATTACTCAACGGTCTTTCCCTTCAGCTTCCCATTTATATTACAGCGGCACAAAAACTTTTACTTAAAAATTACACACCCATCGGCGGGATGTTGATTTCGGCAAAGTCCGGGGAGAGAAAACAGGGACTACTCGACAGTCAGTTTAACAAAACCCATTTTTTAATGAGAAAAGGATCAAAGGCACTTTTGGAAACCGAGGACATGAAACAAACTATCGAAGCAACAATGGAAATGATTAAAAATTATGTGGAGAAAATCCGGTCAGGTTATTTCAGCGCAGAACCAAAGGACTGCAAAGCCAGTTGCGATTACAAGGATATTTGTCGATATCCACTAAAACCGTTCGAATGA